A window of Hordeum vulgare subsp. vulgare chromosome 5H, MorexV3_pseudomolecules_assembly, whole genome shotgun sequence genomic DNA:
TGATTGTTTTGTGGTGTATGttgaatttgaatcatgcaaatgattgatgaaataccaTGCAATTGTCTGAAATCTGTGTTAAAAAGGATAGAAGAATTAGTCGAAAAGATTTTAGGGAGTTAAATATAGGGTTTGGTTAGGTTTGACCACAATTTAACTCCATAAATCCGAAGGAGTTAAGTTTAGAAAGGCATATAAGGAGATAAATTATAATAGTttgactagagatgctcttattgTTTGTTAATAAGACGGCTGGAGGGGTATGGTGGGTGATATGGAGCAGGCGATGCAACCATTTATCTGCTTCAGTAAAATGAGCTAGATGCTACTCCAGCTCCAATCCACTAAGAAATTGAAGCCGAGGTATTCGAAACAACTCTATTGAAATCATGGACTGGAGCAATGTAAAACCTACTCTTAATCCGACAAGAACCAACCAAGACGATATCCTATATGTGAAGCTCGACCGTGTTACTGGATTGGTGGATCTAGTTTGTTAAAATCACTCGATGACTAGGGCTTTGGGGCACTAGGCCTTAGGTGCATGTGCATGAAGATTTCTCAGATGTAATCGACAAGGTCAAGCCTGCGCCGCGGAGTGGCTCATTCTAGCGGTAGTACTCGTTTGATCGTCCAAGAACTTCTAAGTAATTTTTAGTATGTTTGGGGTGCTTTGTACTTTGCTGAACTAATTAAAAAGAGAATGTGAATCCGATTTGCTGTGATAGACCTTCACACACGTTTGCTCTTAATGTTCAAAGTATGGTTTGTAGAATGGCAAAAACTTATTTCTACTCATATATTTCCAATAGCTAGTCCAAATAGATGTTGGTTTCCCTGAAAATATGATGCAGACACACAAGTAGGATCAATTGATTTCTTCTATCACCAATTTATCATGGGATAGTATACCATAAAGATTTGGTACAAAGTAAAAATACATAGACACACATATGCGCGAGATCAATTAAGCAGTGACAGCGATCTTCATGCCCTTCTGGCAGTGGCCCGGAACGCTGCAGAGGAAGAATGCTTTGCCACCGCGGGCAAGCTGGATGTGGTCATTGCCGGAGGTGTAAGCCCTCGACGGGCCAGAAACCGTACATGAGTTGTAGTCGGCTTCTCCCACCTGCACCACGTTGTGCATACTCGGGTTGTACTTGAACACTATGTGCATCAGTTAACACAAGAATACAGATCAGACCATATATTCATTCATATATATACTTCAAGTATATCTAATCATTTGATCTTTAGAGTTCTCACCAAGCACGTCGCCGGACTGGATGCGCTTGCCATTCTCCCAACCGGAGACGCCGAAGCTCCATCCCTTGTTGTCACCGACTGTCCACTCTTTGCCATGCACAACGGAGGTTGCACAGCAAACGGCCAGAAGAAACACTAGAAGGGTGGGTACGATGGTTCCCCGTGCCATTGAACGTGTTTCCCTTGACTTCTTCTCGCAACCGAAgatcacaagaacaacaaaaggaAACAATAGGCGATACCTCAAGTGATgatttgtgtttgatctccttcTTGTATGATATATATAGGCTTTTAAAGCGGCCATCTAAGATCATTCTTTTAATGTGCTCAAATAGTGAGAATCGTCCTTTAAATGAGAAAAATCGACAATCATGATCTGGAACATTAGTTAGTATATGCTACCAAATCCTCCAACTTATATCATGAGATCTAGTATTAATGGAAATGAACATGATGCATTTATTTCCCTAATTTAAAGATATAGCAAATATTTCTTTTTCCTGGATGCATTTGTTGTGCATAAGATATTTATATATACTAGTattagatgatatatttataataAGCTAAATTTTGGAATACAAAATCATTTTTAATATGGAGAAGTCAGTAAAGGGGACTTTTAAACCATAGGTGCTAAAGGATGATCGAAGGCCATGATTTGCGACCGTCTAGTCGAATCAGTTGAAATTAACAATAAATTTTCAATAAGTGGAGTATTAGTGAATTTTCCATGACTTCGGAAATTTTAATGCGTTTGATTTGTATAATAATTTTGACTAGTTTAACAAAGGTGTAAGTTCAGTGGGATCTAAGAGAACAAAACTTAGAGGGGAATTTATGAGACTAACTAATAAGATGCTACCAATTGGGACAAAGACGACAGCTTCAGAGggcactacaggaatctgagactttgccgtcttccagggctgacggcaaaggggtgaaccccggacggcaaagcctttccgtcggtcagctgacggcaaactagacggcaaaAAATATATCTGGTGAAGatgttatttgccgtctgcttttggaaGGCGGACgagaaagaatctttgccatgggggGGGGGGACATCATATAAAATGGGACGACAGATCCGCAAACGCTCCCATTAAGTGCTAACGGCATGCTGTTGGGCCCACCTTTTCTTTCCCGTCTACCCTccgccctttgccatctgccctcccctctttgccatcagccatgtttcaggccgacggcaaaggggggcacccagcccctctccccctccacctttgccgtcagccccttccccctttgccgtcagccgtgtTTGAAGCCGACGGGAAAGGGACACTCCCAGCGTGTTTCAGCCAGGCTGTTCTAAGCATTTGCTGTTTGCCGcaaggcctttgccgtcggtgggcggacgacaaaggctcaaaacatcccctgtttattttattttctattatatccagCTATTTTTACAATaattaggatatatatatatatatatatatatatatttgacagaaataaTCTTGTtttcgtactcataaccatattaaaataactttgatccataatacatacatattatgcaagttgcatccgtaccaaaccatatattacaccagtttcatccatgcatacaaagtttcatatatatccatatactacaatagtttcaatacaagcttcggggaagccatggtagaagaaaccatattcaagcattccatcaatataatccaagcttcccttgAAGGGAATGTAATCAGCAAAatggcaaataagaaagttagaagaagaagactagaaaaagaagagaagtataggttattttggagacaacttagctaactataggccatttaatagctaagttaggtggaataggtcatcttggagctacatagccttattatgtcattttggagagaacttagctaaatatgtgtcattctagagctaacttggataaaatatgtcattttgtagccaactatgattattaagccattttgagacttattatgtcgttttggagctaaattagtccttgtaatgagctaaccaaggttcctatgatgttttcacctaactaagctaattatgtcattttgtaggataattagctaagtatgtgtttgttggatgagtctgagctacgtagaagaagaaagagaagaagcaagaagagaagaagaaggagaataaaaagaagaagaaggaggaggaggaggaggaggaggagaaggagaaggagaaggaagaggagaacaagaagaaaagaggaaggacaagaagaaggagaagaaggaggagacgaaagagaaggagcttctctcctccttcttctccttcttattcctcattctccttctccttcttcttctcttcttcttcttcttccttcttttcatttttgctcTATCTTAtcctcttgtcttcttcttcgagctaaattagctaattatgcctttttggagctaattatgtcattttggaggataattagataagtataggtcatttttagttaaataggccattttctagctaactaagataattacgtCATTtacgtggaagccaagctaagtataggccattctggagctaacttgggtaaaatatgtcattttggagccaactatgattattaaggcattttggagctaaattggctaattatgtcatttaggtggaagccacgctaagtatataatattcatgagctaaccaaggttattaatccattttgagacttattatgtcgttttggagctaaattagtccttttaatgagctaacaaaggttcttatgatgttttcacctaactaagctaattatgtcattttgtaggataattggctaagtatgtctttgttggatgagtctaagctacgtagaagaagaaagcgaagaagcaagaagagaagaagaaggagactaaaaagaagaagaaggaggtggaggaggaagaggaggaggaggagaaggagaaggagaaggaagaggagaagaagaagaaaagaagaaggacaagaagaaggagaagaagggggagaagaaggagaaggagcttctctcctccttcttctccttcttctccttcttcttcctccactagtagaaaacagggttttggttcgggcctggcgagcccattagtcccggttcttcacgaaccgggacccatgggggaatTACACCCGGTtcttgagcccagggggccggccgaggCCTCGTGgtaattggtcccggttcgtctagaCCCATTTatcccggttctaggcacgaactgggaccaatgggccgcgttcctggcccacatccattggtaccggttcgtgccttGAACCGGTATAGAAGGGTGGGATTTAGCtcggtttatgccacgaaccgggacaaataatttgactatatatacccatcgctgcggcagagcactctgtttttctGGTCGGCGAGGGGGAgtatttgggtgctctagctcacctcctatgcacgtgaggtgtttgatgaaatgcccgagccacactagttaagctttctcctctcgaagctcgacctcggagctccatttttcccaagatttgtccagatttagcggtccgtcacgccccgtccccgttttcaccgctggGGCACTTCCATGTGTAAGTCCGCAATGTCGTGTGCAAGCTCCTCCGCACACAGTGAGGTAAGTTGATTTGGATTTTCGCttgacattggatttggggatttctcatctagggtttcgcgGGATGGGCCGTAATATGCGCCTTTCTAGCTCATAGGTGGATGGCTGCGGGATTGTGCAGTTCCAATCCGAGtttttcattcccaatccaagtttctacgGCCTTGAGGAGCGCTCCAATCACCGTTTCCCGGGGCATGGGGTAATTCCTGCTcgccgtgtttcttggggtggagcaagaACGAGAAGAAGGTTTTTGTGTTGTCCACTcgatgtaattcctcaaaacatcatttcGTACTCTGTTTTCTTCGATTTATTAcaaagttatgaatttcacctaattatgtgaagtctgatttaacagcttcctgatgagtgtgattgggttgtttggattgacccccTCCCACTGAACtagtggggcaagcttttgaggagctccaCGGTGGCCTTGAATGtagttggatcaaagctagtaggatggagaagaaggttatggatctgaacaatgaaaacaataaaatgcaattgaagttgaagaaaaggaatgagctcatggaaacaatgggttttctctttgttcttggcatcCGCTTTGTGGCTAGTTTAATTTCTGTTTGGTCTAAGCAAGCCAATTAAGTGGCAGTGTGTGTGTtatgtttctgctagtgtgttgtgccctagatgtaatttATCATTTGTGCACTATTGTGAACTTGAGAAAATgtaatgttgtgccctagatgtaatggatatcatgtgttgtgttaaaattgtcaccaATGCGTGGTAGTTCGACACAGAATAACAGCAAAAGGTGCAATTTTGAGCACCTAGCAAGATATTTAGGGGCAAAAGTGAGCAATCATATGATTCCACAACACACTCCAGCATTAAATATTATAGATTCCACAACATGACAAATTCATCTAACGTTAAATACCAGTTCACGCTCAGCATTAAACAACAGttcacactactgaaattcagaaatttgccgtctgccaaggcagacggcaaagggggcaaccacacacggcaaaggctttgccgtctgccccctcatggcaaagtagacggcaaaaaaaaaatccggtgaagaggctctttgccgtctgctttcacaaagcggacggcaaagaatctttgccatgagggggcagacggcaaagtaaatgggacggcatatattgcaacgtccccgttaagtgttaacggcaggcctcctctctttgccgtctgccttcccccctttgccatgtgttggcagacggcaaagaggggagagagagggggcagataccctgtttgccgtctgccttcccccctttgccatgtgttggcagacggcaaagaggggagagagaggggcagattcccccgttgccatgtgccttcccccctttgccatgtgttggcagacggcaaagaggggagagagagggggcagattccccctttgccatgtgccttcccccctttgccatgtgttggcagacggcaaagaggggaaccagccccttttttatttattttttgttatatccagcatttttaacaataatcaggatatatatatatatatttgacataaataaatttatttccgtactcataaccatattaaaataactctcatcgatagtgcatacatattatgcaagttacatccgtaccaaaccatatattacaccagtttcatccacgtgcatacaaagtttcatatatttcatatactacaatagtttcaatacaacgcatggtacaagaaatcatcttcaagcattccatcaaccaagcttcccgtgaagtgaaggtaatctgcaaaatgacaaataagaaagttagaaaaataatactggatgaagtagtgtatatataggttatttcggaaagaaattagctaagtatagaccatttaggagctaagtaagctaattatgtcatttaggtggaaccctagctaactataggagaagagaaagagaagaagaagtaaaaggaggaggaggaggaggaggaggaggaggaggaggagaaggagaaggaagaggggaagatgaaggaagaggagaagaagaagaaaagaagaaggagaaggagaagaagaaggagaaggagaaggaggaagaaggaggaagaagaaggagaaggaggagctccttctccttcttctcctccttctcctccttcttcttctcctcctccctctcctccttcttcttctcctcttcttcttcttcttccttcctttcatttttcctctttttctcttcttgtccccttcttcgggctaaattggctaagaatgcctttttggagctaattatgtcatttcgaggataattagctaagtataggtcattttttttattaaataggtcatttaggagctaactaagctaattatgtcatttcgtaggataattagccaatttagccttttttggatgagtctaagctacgtagaagaagagatagagaagaagaagtaaaagaaggaggaggaggaggaggaggaggaaaaggagaaggaagaggagaagaagaaggaagaggagaagaagaagaaaaaaagaaggagaagaaaagaagaaggagaaggagaagaagaaggagaaggagaaggaggaagaaggaggaagaagaaggagaaggaggagctccttctccttcttctcctccttctcctccttcttcttctcctcctccctctcctccttcttcttctcctcttcttcttcttcttccttcctttcatttttcctctttttctcttcttgtccccttcttcgggctaaattggctaagaatgcctttttggagctaattatgtcatttcgaggataattagctaagtataggtcattttttattaaataggtcatttaggagctaactaagctaattatgtcatttcgtaggataattagccaatttagccttttttggatgagtctaagctacgtagaagaagagatagagaagaagaagtaaaagaaggaggaggaggaggaggaggaggaaaaggagaaggaagaggagaagaagaaggaagaggagaagaagaagaaaaaaagaaggagaaggagaagaagaaggagaaggagaagaagaaggagaaggagaaggaggaagaagaaggagaaggaggagctccttctccttcttctcctccttctccttcttcttctcctcctccctctcctcctttttcttctcctcttcttcttcttcttccttcctttcatttttcctctttttctcttcttgtccccttcttcgggctaaattggctaagaatgcctttttgaagctaattatgtcatttcgaggataattagctaagtataggtcattttttattaaataggccattttggagctaactaagctaattatgtcatttcgtaggataattagccaatttagcctttcttggatgagtctaagctacgtagaagaagagatagagaagaagaagtaaaagaaggaggaggaggaggaggaggaggagaaggagaaggaagaggagaagaagaagaaaagaagaaggagaaggagaagaagaaggagaaggagaaggaggaagaaggaggaagaagaaggagaaggagagggaggaggagaaggaggaagaagaaggagaaggaagaagtaaaagaaggaggaggaggaggaggagaaggagaaggaagaggagaagaagaagaaaagaagaaggagaaggagaaggaagaggagaaggagaaggaataggagaagaagaagaaaagaagaaggagaaggagaaggaggaagaaggaggaggaagaagaagaaatgcatatttatagatgtcgccctttcgaatgggagacgcatactggtcacgcatactcatgattgaagaaacctatagctagcaagtttcatcggcacgaagaccgggacagagcaaattaagggggtaggaggagaagtcatttgtgctcaccaacaaacgcaagggcggagctcgtccaacgcacgtggaggtcgtcgaacaactgcacattgaaattcacccgatcaacacaaatatgatgtttttataattaacataactatatgacctaactcataactatgtgggtcagtgtcatcgggggtcgaaggtcactggcgtcggggattggggtcttttcggtcaacaagaggccgaagaggtgtcggggctcgggggttgggggtcagtggcgtcgggggtcggggtagggggtcgggggtcgagggtgagtgttgtcgggggtcgggggtcgggggtcgagggtcagtggcgtcgggggtcgggggtcagtggcgtcgggggtcggggtagggggtcgggggtcgaggttacctataaaactttccaggttacctatactacttttcaggttacctataaaactttccaggttacctataaaactttccaggttacctataactACTTTACAGGTTACCTATAAAAGTTTTTTTGGTGGGTTAGTTTGCATCTAAACCAAACTAGCCCATGTGTTTGGATACTTTGGGAGCTAGTTCAGCTCCAACTAGCTAAAACTAGTTTTTAAAGAATTGATTGTCTTTTTGTATTATTTAGATTGGACATGTAAAATCATATGCACTCACTAGAAATAAATAGCTAATGTTACATCACGTAGTCCATGTGAGTGTCCAAAACAACACTTATTTAGGCAGTATTATATTtaaaaaactattatttataataatATGTTTATTTCCTTCATAGTAATTTTGGTCTACTCAATTTAGTAACTCATTCTAGAAAAAACTGAACAAACATATATACTATCATGCTTGATACTTAAATTGGGGCagtatttctttctcttttctgtcTTTAACTGTATATTACATGtacatttatatttattttttatatatactaGCCGTGTCCCCGATGGGCTGTTTTTGGAAAAAGCCGTATCCCGTGTCCCCGTATGCGTGTCGCCGTGTCCGTGTCGCCATGTCGGTGCTTTTTAGCCTAAAACAGCACAAGGTTGTGGACGAGAAACGCCGCCTTTGCATCTACAAAGTGTACAACACATGTGTTGAAGGAACTACTTCAACGCATTGCCCTAGATATCATTCTAAAAGGCAAAGATAACACATATGGCAGCAGGAATTCAATCCAAAACTCCTGGAACACAAGATTTAGTCCAAGATCTAAGATAAGAACACCAAGTTCTGTTCAGAATAGTGGGTACAGAGTCTCCACTACAAAATTAGAGGGCTTTGTGAAACCTTCACATCTCAACTTAGCTAAAAGACCTAGAAAACATTACTTAAATAAAGgttaagaaaacaaattaacataCTCCTATGACTTAAGGGCCAGCTTTCCAGAATGGAAAACAAGTATATATAAGTCAAAATGGATTTGCCTATTGATATTTTTTCTTTATTGTCCCTCTTCAATCTATTTCGTTTGACCATGTGTATCGACGACATTACAGGTAGCTCACGCAGGTCCAAACCATCGAGCGCACGGCAGGAGTGATCCATGACACGGCAGGGGACATtggggttatttttatcttgggcagtTGGGCCCGATAAATCATGTTAAAATCCCCTGCTACCTGCAAgctgcctccttgcagtgcagtaAATTGTGCCTTCTATCATTTGATTACTTCTACATTCATCCAGTGTTCCTTTTGTGTGTTACTCTGGTTCAAAGAGCATTAAAATTTTCCTTTAGGATACAATTGCAGTTGAGTTGCACAGGAAAGTTTCTCTAACTCGGAAGTAAAACTAATAGTTCTTGCTTCCAAATTAAATCAGAATAACAATGTTTCCTGGAGATTTAGTGCAGTTATTCTTCTAGCAAAGTGCATCTGGCACAAGATTTGGAGAACAGCAACACTTCTGAAATATGAAACACGATCTGGATTTGGTCCAGTTACTATTCTAGCAAAGTGTCTTGTTTGAAACTTATCACAAGATTGCAAAAGTAAGAATCTAATAAAGAACTACTGAGATGATAAGCCAAAACTTACTTGGGCGCAGACGGGACGGGGAAAGGACGACGCAAGCTCAGCCGGGACGGGGCAAGgacgggcggggcggcggcggcggcgcgcaggctcggggcggcggcggcggacggacggggcggggcgcagacggggcggggcgcagacggacggggcggggcgcagacggggcggggcgcagacgggcggggcggcggtggcgcgcaGACTCGGGGGTGGCGGCGCACAGACTCGGGGGCGCGGCgcgcagacggggcggggcggcggtggcgcgcaGCCGGGACGGGGCAAGGACGACGCGCAGGCTCGACGCGCGCAGCCGGGACGGGGCAAGGACGGCgcgcaggctcggggcggcggagcgcaggctcggggcggcggcgcgcagacggggcggggtggcggcggcggcggccgacgggACGCGAGCTGGTACGGGACGCGAGCTGGTACGATGGGACGCGAGGTAACGTTGAAAgactgcctttgccgtctgccttagttTGATTTGGGGTaacgttgagagagagagagcgtttGTACTgtcgatgcaaaaaaaaaaaactgggtactagcctttgccgtctgccttaattttctttgccatctgtgggcacacggcaaagagctagcacctctttgccgtctgcctttgggATATTTGCCATACGTTAGCAGACGGTAAACAAAAGGCACATGGCAAATCATCTCTATGCCATCAGTCTTTTCTTTACCGTCTGGCAGTtgtaagctgatggcaaagaaattcTTTGCCAACcgtcagcacacggcaaagattaGGCACATGGCAAATTTTCTGTTTCCAGTAGTGTCACACTCCAACATTAAACAACAGTTCACACTCCAGCATTACAAAGCAACAGTTGTTTAACAACATCTAACATTAAACAGAATAGATCCACAACATGATCAATTCAGTTTGCACATCTTGCTCCTTGTGTTGGCTGCAGGATTAGCAGCCTTGCTCCTTGTGTTTACATTTGATTGCATGTCGCCTTTTGCCTTCTTCTGTGGTGAACCCCACTTTGTACCTCTTGTAGCTGGCCTTTTGTAATTCCTCTTTGGGCTGAGAAACATgaacacaatcaagatcacagttcatttcaaatgcttttcaatttcatggtcttatagctcaaaataatcagtaaatgcatgaaaaataacaaatgtgtcagaaagggttgtaaattgatgatgtggctttgaatggtgcattttgaacacagaaaaactatggagttcaaataatttcaaaaaaatgaaatccctttgtaacagacgagtttccgtatgaaaccctcacacttcgaaagagattgtccgttttgtacacgaagtgcatccagttttgccgtaaccctctcaactttcttgcacatgctatgtggatgaaatgatgataccatgccaacttagaaccttttcagagttcatttcaaatgcttttgaatttcatggtcttatagctcaaaataatcagtaaatgcatgaaaaataacaaatgaagtctgaaagggttgtaaattgatgatgtggctttgaatggtgcatttcgaacacagaaaaaatatggagttcaaataagttcaaaaaaatgaaatccctttgtaacaaacgagtttccgtatgaaactgtgatacttttaaagagattgtccgttttgtacacgaagtgcatccagtttttgccgtaaccctctcaacttcctCGCAAATGCTATgttgatgaaatgatgataccatgccaacttggaacctttttagatttcatttcaaatgctattcaatttcatggtcttatagctcaaaataattagtaaatgcatgaaaaataacaaatgaagtcagaaagggttgtaaattgatgatgtggctttgaatggtgcattttgaacacacaaaaactatggagttcaaataagttcaaaaaaattaaatccatttgtaacagatgagtttccgtatgaaaccctgatacttcgaaagagattgtccgttttgtacacgaagt
This region includes:
- the LOC123399103 gene encoding basic blue protein-like, with translation MARGTIVPTLLVFLLAVCCATSVVHGKEWTVGDNKGWSFGVSGWENGKRIQSGDVLVFKYNPSMHNVVQVGEADYNSCTVSGPSRAYTSGNDHIQLARGGKAFFLCSVPGHCQKGMKIAVTA